One window of Papaver somniferum cultivar HN1 chromosome 9, ASM357369v1, whole genome shotgun sequence genomic DNA carries:
- the LOC113311301 gene encoding LRR receptor-like serine/threonine-protein kinase GSO1: MNSLFLQFLLFLLINITHCPLACHEQERRALLDFKFSLEDPANRLSSWLDDNKYRNCCDWQGVGCSGDSSHVISINLRNTVLETFYNEQLIDFYLYDVPSPNTALQGKFSSSFVNLSHLEYVDLAFNNFEESKIPFLFYALTKLVHLDLSHSNFSAPVSTPLSNLSSLLYLDLSCGYIYGEKEFCLESSSIKWLRGLVNLKVLILRGIDLHEAASSEQNFAESISYLSNLRILDLSDCHLPSTDFPTHEFYNLSRLSSLTLRGNYNLNFDIPVQLVNLTSLSILDLSACDLQGSVPYLPQLTKFDVSGNFNLRPDLTRMFQQKWPKLQRLSISDTNASGSIPDSISNAPLLVDFDASFCRFEGSLPSSFYNLSQLRSLDLTANSITGYIHSSISNLKSLRTLELSGNILQGSIPKSICEMYSLQELHLSNNNITGFIPSCLTNLKNLTAFIVDGNSIEGTVSLISFINLKILSLGSNRLTVVIDRHFHLYSKFKLEELNLQSCNLEGLFPSFFVCKLSNLKSLDLSHNHLTGIIPTCFSKLNFYTFDLSNNKLHGRLPLPPQAFDASSSFDVSYNKITGEISMDYGKRLSSFYSINLAGNEFSSSIPFSICSRDSESNPDFINLSNNKLFGVIPTSIGYSRNLRSLNLGKNNLTGNVPNELQLLKSLSYLQLNDNILDGTPLSFISKLQELQVLNLANNHFEGSIPSAFGSAIGLSILSLRSNKFNGSIPQEFSHLVRLQILDLSGNNLNGLIPRKIGNLMMLRNRPNDASLLDSSGIEVQLQMVIKGIMIQFKKLYAYSSGIDLSCNNLEGNIPEEIGLLKGLSTLNLSHNCFSSVIPQSIGSMNGLESLDLSFNKLTGLIPYSLVSMNSLGRLNLSYNNLSGTIPRGPHFDTLSGDGSAYLNNSLLCGFYTNNTCEADQRTDATDGNSPNEDDKDKLLLYAIVALGFAVGFWGLFFVLLLKKQKWWFPYWRLVDVVAVGVADCMWKN; this comes from the coding sequence ATGAATTCACTCTTTCTACAGTTCTTGCTCTTTTTATTAATTAACATCACTCACTGCCCATTAGCTTGCCATGAACAGGAAAGAAGAGCACTCCTTGATTTCAAATTCTCATTGGAGGACCCTGCGAATCGTTTATCTTCATGGCTAGATGACAACAAATATCGAAACTGTTGCGATTGGCAAGGAGTGGGATGTTCCGGTGATTCATCTCATGTTATCTCCATAAACCTCCGTAACACAGTCCTTGAAACCTTCTACAATGAGCAGCTCATTGATTTTTATCTGTACGATGTGCCATCACCAAATACTGCATTACAAGGTAAATTCTCTTCCTCCTTTGTCAACCTTAGTCATCTCGAGTATGTTGATCTTGCCTTCAACAATTTTGAGGAATCAAAAATCCCCTTTCTATTTTATGCTCTCACGAAACTCGTGCATCTTGATCTCTCCCACTCTAACTTCTCTGCTCCAGTTTCGACACCATTAAGCAACTTATCGTCCTTACTATACCTCGACTTATCTTGTGGTTATATATATGGAGAAAAAGAATTTTGCTTAGAATCGTCATCTATAAAATGGTTAAGAGGGTTAGTAAATCTAAAGGTCTTAATATTGAGAGGCATTGATTTACATGAGGCGGCGTCTTCCGAACAGAATTTTGCTGAATCAATTTCCTATCTTTCTAATCTTAGGATTCTTGATCTCAGTGATTGTCATCTACCAAGCACAGATTTTCCCACCCATGAGTTTTACAATCTTTCTCGTCTATCTTCTCTCACATTGAGAGGCAATTATAATCTAAATTTCGACATACCAGTACAGCTAGTCAATTTAACTTCACTTTCTATTCTCGACTTATCTGCTTGTGATTTACAAGGTTCAGTTCCTTATCTTCCTCAACTTACAAAGTTTGATGTGAGTGGTAATTTTAATCTTCGTCCTGATCTAACTAGAATGTTTCAACAAAAATGGCCTAAACTTCAAAGACTTTCCATATCAGATACTAATGCAAGTGGATCAATCCCGGACTCAATTTCCAATGCGCCATTATTGGTCGACTTTGATGCTTCTTTTTGTCGGTTTGAAGGGTCATTACCTTCTTCATTCTATAATCTTTCACAATTGCGATCTCTCGACCTCACTGCAAATTCAATAACAGGTTATATCCATTCCTCAATATCCAATCTAAAATCCTTAAGGACGCTCGAATTGTCTGGAAATATTCTCCAAGGTTCCATACCCAAATCAATCTGCGAGATGTATTCTCTCCAAGAACTTCATTTAAGTAATAATAACATAACAGGATTCATACCAAGTTGCCTAACAAACCTCAAGAACCTTACTGCATTTATAGTTGATGGAAACTCGATTGAGGGTACTGTTTCATTGATTAGTTTTATTAATTTGAAGATTCTAAGCCTGGGTTCAAATAGGTTAACAGTGGTTATAGATCGACATTTCCATCTATACTCTAAATTTAAACTAGAGGAATTGAATTTACAATCATGCAATCTAGAAGGCTTATTCCCTTCTTTTTTCGTCTGTAAATTGAGTAATCTAAAGTCTTTGGACTTGTCTCATAATCACCTAACTGGAATTATTCCAACTTGTTTCTCCAAACTCAATTTCTATACATTTGATCTGTCAAACAACAAACTTCATGGTCGACTGCCTCTTCCACCGCAAGCTTTTGATGCCTCTTCCTCATTTGATGTATCATATAATAAAATCACTGGTGAAATCTCAATGGATTATGGAAAACGACTTTCTAGTTTTTATTCCATCAATCTAGCTGGCAATGAATTTTCAAGTTCGATCCCATTTTCCATATGTTCAAGAGATTCAGAGTCTAATCCTGACTTTATAAACCTTTCAAACAACAAACTTTTCGGGGTTATACCTACTAGTATAGGGTACTCGCGAAATCTTAGATCTCTAAACCTCGGCAAAAATAACCTCACAGGAAATGTTCCAAATGAGCTTCAACTACTAAAATCATTGTCATATCTTCAACTTAATGACAACATTCTGGATGGTACTCCTCTTAGCTTCATCAGTAAACTTCAAGAGTTGCAAGTTCTCAACTTAGCGAATAACCACTTCGAAGGCAGTATACCCAGTGCATTTGGTTCGGCTATCGGATTGAGCATTCTTTCCTTAAGGTCAAATAAGTTCAATGGGTCAATCCCTCAAGAGTTCAGTCATTTGGTAAGACTCCAAATATTAGACTTATCGGGGAATAATCTAAACGGGTTGATTCCTAGGAAAATAGGAAACTTAATGATGCTAAGAAATAGACCTAACGATGCATCTTTGCTAGACAGTTCAGGAATTGAAGTGCAATTGCAGATGGTGATCAAAGGGATCATGATACAGTTTAAGAAACTGTATGCATATAGTTCTGGGATTGATCTATCGTGTAACAATCTTGAAGGCAATATCCCAGAAGAGATTGGTCTACTGAAAGGGCTTTCCACACTTAATTTATCACACAATTGCTTTTCCAGCGTTATACCACAAAGTATTGGAAGCATGAATGGTTTAGAATCCCTGGATTTGAGTTTCAACAAATTAACTGGACTTATCCCATACTCTTTAGTATCAATGAATTCTCTTGGGAGATTGAACCTATCTTACAATAACTTGAGTGGTACGATCCCAAGAGGACCACACTTTGATACATTGAGTGGAGATGGTTCAGCATATCTCAACAACAGTTTGTTGTGTGGCTTCTACACAAATAATACTTGCGAGGCTGATCAGAGAACTGACGCTACTGATGGGAATTCTCCAAATGAAGATGATAAAGATAAGTTGTTGCTGTATGCCATTGTTGCTCTGGGGTTTGCAGTTGGATTTTGGGGtctattctttgttttgcttctCAAGAAACAGAAATGGTGGTTCCCGTATTGGAGATTAGTAGATGTGGTTGCAGTGGGAGTCGCTGATTGTATGTGGAAAAATTAA